One window of Gemmatimonadota bacterium genomic DNA carries:
- a CDS encoding Gfo/Idh/MocA family oxidoreductase — protein MTERVKVAALGLAHDHVWSNLRALKALDNAVLVAGADGNAELREQFVEATGCELVYDDFEALLDNEEPDAVFVFTPTAHHADVVELCAPRGIHVMVEKPMAATLEQADRMLTAARKAGTVLMVNWPTAWNRGIRTAYRLVQEGAIGQVWQLLWRGGHCGPDELGCSEHFCDFLFDSHLNGAGAFNDYGGYGASLCVLFLGRPNHVVGMAGRLLKTHLPVDDNGMMILRYPNALCRLEMTWTEAVPHKPPHDLMLHGTEGTIIAGNDVVLYTRGSKDGKTIAPDALPEGENNASEYFIHCIQSGASPGFVTCADLSRNAQEIMEAGLISATNGIAMALPIEDHLFRE, from the coding sequence ATGACAGAAAGAGTAAAAGTGGCCGCATTGGGGCTGGCGCACGATCACGTGTGGTCAAATTTGCGCGCGCTCAAAGCGCTGGATAACGCCGTGCTGGTGGCTGGTGCAGATGGCAATGCAGAACTGAGAGAACAATTTGTCGAGGCAACGGGTTGTGAGCTGGTATATGATGATTTTGAAGCGTTGCTGGACAATGAGGAGCCGGATGCAGTATTTGTATTTACTCCGACAGCACATCACGCCGATGTGGTGGAATTGTGTGCGCCGCGCGGGATTCATGTGATGGTTGAAAAACCAATGGCAGCGACCTTAGAACAAGCAGATCGCATGTTGACGGCTGCTCGAAAGGCGGGGACGGTGTTGATGGTCAATTGGCCAACGGCGTGGAATCGCGGCATCCGCACGGCTTATCGCCTGGTGCAAGAAGGCGCAATCGGCCAGGTGTGGCAACTGCTGTGGCGCGGTGGACATTGTGGACCGGATGAGTTGGGGTGTTCCGAACATTTTTGCGACTTCCTATTTGATAGCCATCTCAATGGCGCAGGTGCTTTTAACGATTACGGGGGATATGGCGCGAGTTTGTGCGTGTTGTTTTTGGGGCGTCCAAATCACGTGGTGGGAATGGCGGGGCGGCTATTGAAAACACATTTGCCCGTGGATGACAATGGGATGATGATTTTGCGCTATCCAAACGCTCTGTGCCGGCTGGAGATGACATGGACGGAAGCTGTGCCGCACAAGCCGCCGCACGATTTGATGTTGCACGGGACGGAAGGGACGATTATTGCGGGAAACGATGTTGTTTTGTACACGCGCGGTAGTAAAGACGGCAAAACAATTGCGCCAGATGCATTGCCCGAAGGAGAAAATAATGCCTCCGAATATTTTATTCATTGTATTCAATCTGGTGCATCGCCCGGTTTTGTGACTTGCGCGGATTTGTCGCGCAATGCACAGGAAATTATGGAGGCGGGGCTTATTTCTGCGACCAATGGCATTGCCATGGCATTGCCCATTGAAGATCATTTGTTCAGGGAGTAG
- the clpB gene encoding ATP-dependent chaperone ClpB: MDRNKLTQKSQEAVQQAQAIALRYGHQEVDGEHLLAALVAQEAGLVPRILVRMQVDGDALKSELEKELTRLPKVSGPGVEQDKIYVTQRFQKLFLSAQDEAERLKDEYVSVEHLLLALIGEGDKTPAGRILKQFNITRDNFLSVLTQIRGNQSVTSANPEMAYEALEKYGIDLVAEARAGKLDPVIGRDEEIRRVIRILSRKTKNNPVLIGDPGVGKTAIIEGLAQRIVRGDVPEWLKDRSIFSLDMGALMAGAKYRGEFEERLKAVLNEIKQSDGHILLFIDEVHTIVGAGKTEGSTDAGNMLKPMLARGELHCIGATTLDEHRQYLEKDAALERRFQPVMVDAPSAEDSISILRGLRERFEIHHGVGIQDNALVNAVVLSDRYISDRFLPDKAIDLVDEACAMVRTEIDSMPSELDAVTRRVMQFEIEEAALKKEKDKSSRERLQTLQKELSDLKDQADAMRVQWENEKRELDGVRTLRAKIEQTKRKIEEAERQYDLNRAAELKHGILPDLERQLKNAEDSQTMDNRLLREEVTEEEIAEIASRWTGIPVTRLVEGEREKLLRLDDILHERVVGQDEAVSLVADAVIRARAGIKDPRRPIGSFIFLGPSGVGKTELARTLSEALFDSEDSMIRIDMSEYMEKHAVSRLIGAPPGYIGYDEGGQLTEAVRRKPYSVILFDEIEKAHSDVFNILLQLLDDGRLTDAQGHVVDFKNTVVIMTSNMGSPYLLEGVTGDGEIRDSARDAVMAELRQQFRPEFLNRIDDVVLFKPLLLSEITKIVDLLIVDLRNRLSDRQIGLTLTKDTKVFIARKGFDPVFGVRPLKRFLQHELETRIGRALISGDISDGAQIEVEVADGDLVIKDARKKK, translated from the coding sequence ATGGATAGGAACAAATTGACACAGAAATCGCAGGAGGCCGTGCAACAAGCACAAGCTATAGCACTGCGATATGGACATCAGGAGGTGGACGGGGAACACCTGCTTGCTGCTTTGGTCGCGCAAGAGGCTGGCTTAGTGCCTCGCATACTCGTGCGCATGCAAGTGGATGGCGATGCTCTAAAATCGGAGCTTGAAAAGGAATTGACGCGGCTGCCGAAAGTTTCTGGTCCGGGTGTTGAACAGGACAAAATTTATGTGACGCAGCGTTTTCAGAAACTGTTTCTATCCGCTCAGGACGAAGCTGAAAGGCTGAAGGATGAATATGTCTCAGTAGAGCATCTGTTGCTGGCCCTGATCGGCGAGGGCGATAAGACCCCGGCGGGGCGCATTCTGAAACAGTTTAATATTACGCGGGATAATTTTTTGTCTGTTTTGACGCAGATTCGCGGCAATCAGAGTGTGACGAGTGCCAACCCAGAGATGGCTTATGAGGCACTTGAAAAATACGGTATTGATCTGGTAGCCGAGGCGCGCGCGGGCAAATTAGATCCCGTGATTGGGCGCGATGAAGAAATCCGTCGCGTGATTCGCATTTTGTCGCGCAAGACAAAAAACAATCCCGTACTGATCGGCGACCCCGGTGTGGGAAAGACCGCGATTATCGAGGGTCTGGCGCAGCGGATTGTGCGGGGCGATGTGCCCGAGTGGCTCAAAGATCGGTCGATTTTTTCACTGGATATGGGCGCGTTGATGGCCGGCGCGAAATATCGGGGCGAATTTGAAGAGCGTTTGAAAGCTGTTTTGAATGAGATCAAACAGAGCGACGGCCATATTTTGTTATTTATCGACGAGGTCCATACGATTGTGGGCGCGGGTAAGACGGAGGGATCTACGGACGCGGGGAATATGCTCAAACCAATGCTGGCGCGGGGCGAATTGCACTGTATTGGTGCGACAACGCTCGACGAACACCGCCAGTATCTCGAAAAAGACGCTGCTCTTGAGCGACGCTTCCAACCCGTGATGGTCGATGCGCCATCTGCTGAAGACTCTATTTCGATTCTGCGGGGTTTGCGCGAGCGATTTGAGATTCACCACGGGGTGGGGATTCAGGATAATGCACTGGTCAATGCCGTGGTATTGTCAGATCGATATATTTCAGATCGTTTTTTGCCCGATAAGGCGATTGATCTGGTGGATGAGGCGTGTGCAATGGTGCGGACAGAGATCGACTCCATGCCTTCGGAACTGGATGCTGTAACCCGTCGCGTGATGCAGTTCGAGATCGAGGAAGCCGCGTTGAAAAAGGAAAAGGACAAGTCAAGTCGGGAGCGGTTGCAGACACTTCAGAAAGAGTTGTCCGATTTAAAGGATCAGGCAGATGCGATGCGCGTGCAGTGGGAGAATGAAAAGCGGGAACTGGATGGGGTGCGAACTTTGCGAGCGAAGATTGAGCAGACAAAACGCAAGATCGAAGAGGCTGAGCGGCAATACGATCTCAACCGCGCCGCAGAGTTAAAACATGGCATATTGCCCGATTTGGAACGGCAACTCAAAAACGCTGAAGATTCTCAAACGATGGATAATCGGTTGTTGCGCGAGGAGGTGACTGAGGAGGAAATCGCCGAGATAGCCTCTCGGTGGACGGGTATTCCGGTGACGCGATTGGTCGAGGGAGAGCGCGAGAAGCTGCTGCGATTGGACGATATTTTGCACGAGCGCGTCGTCGGACAGGATGAGGCGGTTTCTCTGGTGGCCGATGCGGTGATTCGGGCGCGTGCAGGGATCAAGGATCCGCGCCGTCCCATCGGGTCGTTCATTTTCTTAGGTCCATCTGGCGTTGGCAAGACCGAACTCGCACGCACGCTATCAGAGGCACTTTTTGATAGCGAAGACAGTATGATTCGCATTGATATGAGTGAGTATATGGAAAAGCACGCGGTGTCGCGGTTGATCGGCGCGCCCCCGGGTTATATCGGTTATGATGAAGGCGGGCAGTTGACGGAAGCGGTGCGCCGCAAACCGTATTCGGTGATTTTGTTCGACGAGATTGAAAAGGCTCACAGCGATGTTTTCAATATTTTGCTTCAGTTGCTCGATGACGGCCGCTTGACAGATGCACAGGGGCATGTCGTGGATTTTAAGAATACGGTGGTAATTATGACATCAAATATGGGTTCGCCGTATTTGCTCGAGGGTGTGACCGGCGATGGCGAAATCCGCGACTCTGCACGCGATGCGGTGATGGCGGAATTGAGACAGCAGTTCAGACCCGAATTTCTCAATCGTATAGATGATGTTGTGCTGTTCAAGCCGCTGTTGTTGTCCGAAATCACCAAAATTGTGGATCTGCTTATTGTGGATTTGCGTAACCGATTGTCTGACAGGCAGATTGGCCTCACACTGACAAAGGATACAAAGGTATTTATCGCCCGAAAAGGTTTTGATCCAGTGTTTGGTGTACGTCCCCTAAAACGATTCTTACAGCACGAATTGGAGACGCGCATTGGGCGCGCGTTGATCAGTGGCGATATCTCTGACGGCGCGCAAATTGAGGTGGAGGTGGCAGACGGTGATTTGGTGATTAAAGACGCGAGAAAGAAAAAGTGA
- a CDS encoding Hsp20/alpha crystallin family protein yields the protein MALIRWQPRESFAIQREIDNMVSKFWGDLDTWHGTGWHPRVDVVESDHEFTAHAELPGLNKDDIKVTLEDNVLTIEGERKHEDEQKDKQFFRRERSYGKFKRAFKLGTEVQADKIAANYKDGILTLTLPKSEAAKPRQIEVAVS from the coding sequence ATGGCACTTATTCGTTGGCAACCCCGAGAGTCTTTCGCGATTCAGCGCGAAATCGACAACATGGTGAGCAAGTTCTGGGGCGACCTGGACACCTGGCACGGCACGGGCTGGCATCCCCGCGTGGATGTAGTGGAATCGGATCATGAATTTACCGCTCACGCCGAATTGCCCGGGCTGAACAAGGATGATATCAAGGTGACACTCGAAGATAATGTGCTCACAATTGAAGGCGAGCGGAAGCACGAAGACGAGCAGAAGGATAAGCAGTTCTTCCGCCGTGAACGTTCCTATGGGAAATTTAAGCGCGCCTTTAAGCTCGGCACAGAAGTACAGGCCGATAAAATCGCTGCGAATTACAAGGATGGGATTTTGACTTTGACGTTGCCCAAGTCCGAAGCAGCAAAACCTCGGCAGATTGAAGTCGCTGTGTCGTAA
- a CDS encoding DUF4955 domain-containing protein — translation MRSTIAFTIVFLWACACSANDPVQTLTYCDNLSGWSSGLQLSKDAPEGRFAVAASLPAGRTGFFTYNFFSTGQDISQRHSLSFWWKVEGNGLRDLKIKVRNYPLVGGWEAVYTIWEGQTPPQGWQLAVIELAKPQYDNWGREPDYNQRYIIFRTETSQNSNARLFIDHIATVDQTFSWQVDAPVHEKSSIDHLDFDGNGAVGFTDFLLFAQKFGATQTDAGYDPIYDLDSDGQIGFGDFLTFAAGFGSDGTQWYIPITFENHTIQPLGIAVGTATQILLTQTIQAGTTRIRVPIPREILVSRDPTDTHPIPIWAQVADFIQTRSNWISYLPQRIPARTWTQFVAAKENGTEPILPDFSYAGYHYFDKPIPDIQGDVFDVTAYGAIPNDGLSDQGAIVRAIAAAEQNNGGIVFFPSGEFLVNTSRDNNQSIYIRNSNIILRGSGSRSGGTIIRQVNYMPPLNPEQLWTSPYMFIFQPRNTSDRSLTSITESADRETFYITVADASRLVPGQWITLYMNSTAAISEFLAPYSAESIWTTMLTNGIQVREKHSIAEIQGNRIRLNEPLHTDVNHTHNWTVREYQHLEEIGVEDISFHGTWLDDFVHHKDAIHDGGWSLLRLTRCVNSWIRRTSFINCNRALRISLGSAVSVYHVTQGGNLGHSSIASDGGYGVWVGLSEDLAGHWHGPGTNSRSAGTVYWRYDMRSDQRIDAHGAQPYASLLDRVNGGILYGSGASLANYPNHLKHYVLWNFKHRGILRYYDFWRPGNARDRFVQPIIVGLHGDPATFNESTLQVIESNGSPVEPESLFEAQLESRLQTLPPWLNDLRAEWKTFRNTPLPNFPAPNF, via the coding sequence ATGCGATCAACCATCGCCTTCACAATTGTATTTTTATGGGCCTGTGCTTGTTCTGCCAATGACCCGGTACAAACGCTGACCTATTGCGACAATCTTTCGGGATGGTCCAGTGGCTTACAATTGTCTAAAGACGCGCCAGAGGGTCGCTTTGCCGTCGCTGCTTCTCTGCCTGCAGGGCGGACGGGATTCTTTACCTACAATTTTTTCAGCACAGGCCAGGACATTTCCCAAAGACACAGCTTGAGCTTCTGGTGGAAAGTAGAAGGCAATGGTCTGAGGGACCTCAAAATCAAAGTTCGCAACTATCCCCTGGTCGGTGGCTGGGAAGCCGTATATACGATCTGGGAAGGACAAACACCGCCTCAGGGGTGGCAACTTGCAGTTATAGAACTGGCAAAACCTCAATACGATAACTGGGGAAGAGAACCCGATTACAACCAGCGATATATCATATTTAGAACCGAAACCAGTCAAAATTCAAATGCGCGCCTGTTCATCGATCATATTGCAACCGTCGATCAGACCTTTTCCTGGCAAGTTGACGCGCCAGTACATGAAAAAAGCTCCATTGACCATCTCGATTTCGATGGCAACGGAGCCGTTGGTTTTACTGATTTTCTACTCTTCGCCCAAAAATTCGGAGCAACGCAGACCGATGCGGGATATGATCCCATCTACGACCTCGATTCTGACGGACAAATCGGTTTTGGAGATTTTCTCACTTTCGCTGCTGGATTTGGATCTGACGGCACGCAGTGGTACATACCCATCACATTTGAAAATCACACCATACAACCCCTGGGCATTGCGGTGGGAACCGCAACACAGATCCTGTTGACCCAGACCATTCAGGCGGGAACAACCCGGATCCGCGTGCCAATTCCTCGTGAGATTCTCGTTTCACGCGACCCCACCGACACACATCCTATCCCAATTTGGGCGCAAGTTGCAGATTTTATCCAAACGCGGAGCAATTGGATATCCTACCTCCCCCAGCGTATTCCCGCACGCACCTGGACACAATTTGTAGCGGCCAAAGAGAATGGCACAGAACCCATTTTGCCCGACTTTTCATACGCGGGCTATCACTACTTTGACAAGCCCATTCCCGATATCCAGGGCGACGTATTCGACGTCACAGCTTATGGCGCTATCCCCAACGATGGCCTTTCCGATCAGGGAGCCATCGTGCGCGCCATTGCCGCAGCCGAGCAAAACAACGGCGGCATCGTCTTCTTCCCATCCGGCGAATTTCTCGTCAACACCAGCAGGGACAACAACCAGTCCATCTACATCCGCAACAGCAATATCATCCTCAGGGGAAGCGGTAGCCGAAGCGGAGGCACAATTATCCGGCAGGTGAACTACATGCCGCCACTCAATCCCGAACAACTGTGGACATCGCCCTATATGTTCATTTTCCAACCTCGCAACACCAGCGATAGATCCCTGACCTCCATTACGGAAAGTGCCGATCGAGAAACCTTCTATATCACAGTAGCCGACGCCTCCAGACTCGTTCCCGGTCAATGGATAACGCTATATATGAACAGCACTGCAGCCATCTCGGAATTTCTCGCGCCCTACTCGGCAGAATCTATCTGGACCACCATGCTGACCAATGGTATCCAGGTGCGCGAAAAACACAGCATAGCTGAAATACAGGGCAATCGAATTCGCCTCAATGAACCCCTGCACACCGATGTCAACCACACGCATAATTGGACCGTACGCGAATATCAGCACCTCGAGGAAATCGGCGTTGAAGACATCAGCTTTCACGGCACCTGGCTGGATGATTTTGTCCACCACAAAGACGCTATTCACGATGGTGGCTGGAGTTTGCTCCGGCTCACCCGATGTGTCAATTCCTGGATACGGCGCACATCCTTCATCAATTGCAATCGCGCCCTTCGCATAAGTTTGGGTTCTGCCGTATCTGTGTACCACGTCACACAAGGGGGCAATCTGGGCCATTCTTCTATTGCCAGCGATGGCGGTTATGGCGTATGGGTCGGGCTGTCAGAAGATCTCGCAGGCCACTGGCATGGACCGGGCACGAACAGTCGCTCTGCTGGAACCGTGTACTGGCGTTATGACATGCGTTCAGATCAACGCATTGACGCCCATGGTGCTCAACCTTATGCCAGCCTACTCGACCGCGTCAATGGCGGTATCCTGTATGGCAGCGGCGCGTCCCTCGCCAATTACCCCAATCACCTCAAGCACTATGTACTCTGGAATTTCAAACATCGAGGCATTCTGAGATACTACGATTTTTGGCGACCGGGCAACGCGCGCGACCGTTTCGTGCAACCCATTATCGTTGGCTTACACGGTGATCCCGCCACGTTTAATGAAAGCACCCTCCAGGTAATCGAATCCAACGGCAGCCCTGTTGAACCAGAATCGCTCTTCGAAGCCCAACTCGAATCGCGCCTCCAAACCCTACCCCCCTGGCTCAACGACCTCCGCGCAGAATGGAAAACGTTTCGCAACACCCCGCTGCCAAATTTCCCAGCACCGAATTTTTAA
- the glaH gene encoding glutarate dioxygenase GlaH, with protein MNYTVKQHPDHHRLNHITIDADAAAAFVREVEDLSEQRLTYVPYLRLIAADCLQNIVGGDFFEHINAIVRDRATGGFTIAAKGGFETMDQRVAFGTAVSHAIGIPNFDDMTGNYYACFEVKDTDNSDSYLRQAYRLFTLHTDGTYVRERTDWILMMKMAEHDAVGGESRLLHLDDWEALEYFAGHQLASFPLTYQSPPSKNYPVRVEKTTFYERDGKACVCFIDQFVYPETIEQGRYLRDLSDSMEASQGVVLVPLPPDHLVVLNNHFWLHGREAFEKNPDLYRMLMRQRGYFRKEGA; from the coding sequence TTGAACTACACGGTTAAACAACATCCCGACCATCACCGGCTGAACCATATTACAATTGATGCCGATGCCGCAGCGGCATTTGTGCGCGAGGTCGAAGACCTTTCGGAACAGCGATTGACTTATGTGCCATATCTGAGATTGATCGCCGCCGATTGTCTGCAAAATATCGTTGGTGGCGATTTTTTCGAGCATATCAATGCGATCGTTAGAGATCGCGCAACAGGGGGTTTCACCATTGCGGCTAAAGGTGGGTTTGAGACGATGGATCAGCGCGTTGCTTTTGGCACGGCTGTTTCACATGCGATCGGGATTCCCAATTTTGACGATATGACGGGGAATTATTACGCCTGTTTCGAGGTGAAGGATACGGATAATAGCGATTCGTATTTGCGTCAGGCATATCGTCTGTTCACGCTCCATACCGATGGGACGTATGTCCGCGAGCGCACAGACTGGATTTTGATGATGAAGATGGCAGAGCACGATGCGGTAGGGGGGGAGTCGCGGCTGTTGCATCTGGATGATTGGGAGGCGTTAGAGTACTTTGCCGGCCATCAGCTGGCCTCTTTTCCCCTGACCTATCAATCGCCGCCGAGTAAGAATTATCCCGTTAGGGTTGAAAAAACGACGTTCTACGAACGGGACGGTAAAGCGTGTGTGTGTTTTATCGATCAGTTTGTCTATCCCGAGACCATTGAGCAGGGCCGATATTTGCGCGATCTTTCCGATTCTATGGAAGCGTCGCAGGGGGTGGTTTTGGTGCCTTTGCCGCCCGATCATCTCGTGGTGCTCAACAACCATTTCTGGCTGCACGGACGCGAGGCGTTTGAGAAAAATCCCGATCTCTATCGCATGTTGATGCGGCAGAGGGGATATTTCAGGAAGGAAGGCGCTTAA
- a CDS encoding sulfatase has translation MNMVVICCDTFRADIVGAGKKLSHVRTPHLDQLASDGLIFNRCFAEGLPTIPFRRCVFTGIPSFPWRFDTPNEGLQPAGSGWHPIPPDQDTLAERLHDAGFVTGLVADTYHMFKPTQNFTRGFLSWRFVRGQEQDGYRTGPLSRIDLAAHVRDGDADPRKHAVIVQYLLNMLDRQEGEENYLAAQVFREASQWVEDNRGNKPFFLWIDSFSPHELWDPPRQYADAYFSDPSVKDYIHHSVLPLGDATDAEIERTKALYMGYVTFVDRWIGHLLETIDRLNLRDDTVVMFVSDHGTQLMDRGRFGKGGNALFPFNTQINWIVRHPGGPRGQETDIWTQNQDITPTILNMLDVDYEEMDGADAWACVTGACEPARDYITTGWATNFNVRDDRYSVHMDVGTRSPEATVYDLNVDADEKNPLSDPPREVVALALERARTVIGDFPDVFSAYKQRHPARAMRTFMNKSNLGT, from the coding sequence ATGAATATGGTCGTAATCTGTTGCGATACGTTTCGAGCAGATATTGTTGGAGCGGGCAAAAAGTTGAGCCATGTGAGAACGCCTCATTTGGATCAGTTGGCTTCTGACGGCCTGATTTTTAATCGCTGTTTTGCAGAGGGATTGCCGACGATTCCTTTTCGACGGTGTGTGTTTACGGGTATCCCGTCCTTTCCCTGGCGGTTCGATACACCAAATGAAGGGCTTCAGCCAGCAGGCTCTGGCTGGCATCCTATTCCGCCAGATCAGGATACGCTTGCGGAACGCCTGCACGATGCGGGTTTTGTTACGGGCCTGGTCGCGGATACCTATCACATGTTTAAGCCGACGCAGAATTTCACGCGAGGTTTTTTGTCGTGGCGCTTTGTTCGCGGACAGGAACAAGATGGATATCGCACGGGACCGCTGTCGCGGATCGATCTGGCAGCGCATGTACGGGATGGGGATGCAGACCCCAGGAAACATGCGGTGATTGTTCAGTATTTGCTCAATATGCTGGATCGGCAGGAGGGCGAAGAAAATTATCTCGCTGCCCAGGTGTTCCGCGAGGCATCGCAATGGGTGGAGGACAATAGAGGCAACAAGCCGTTTTTCCTTTGGATTGATAGCTTTAGTCCACACGAGTTATGGGATCCGCCAAGGCAGTATGCCGATGCTTATTTTTCTGATCCCTCGGTGAAGGATTATATCCATCATAGCGTCTTGCCCCTTGGCGATGCGACAGATGCGGAAATCGAGCGCACAAAAGCATTGTATATGGGCTATGTCACATTTGTAGATCGCTGGATTGGGCATTTGCTGGAAACGATTGACCGATTGAATCTGCGGGACGATACGGTGGTGATGTTCGTATCCGATCACGGCACGCAATTGATGGATAGGGGACGATTTGGCAAGGGCGGTAACGCGCTATTTCCATTTAATACGCAGATCAATTGGATTGTTCGCCATCCGGGTGGGCCGCGCGGGCAAGAAACGGATATCTGGACGCAGAATCAGGATATTACGCCGACGATTCTCAATATGCTGGACGTTGACTATGAAGAGATGGATGGGGCAGATGCCTGGGCATGTGTGACGGGTGCGTGTGAACCAGCTCGAGATTACATCACAACGGGTTGGGCAACGAACTTTAATGTGCGGGATGATCGCTACAGCGTACACATGGATGTGGGGACAAGGTCGCCCGAGGCTACGGTTTACGATTTGAATGTGGATGCCGATGAGAAAAATCCTCTGAGCGACCCGCCCCGCGAGGTCGTCGCACTGGCATTGGAACGGGCGCGTACTGTGATTGGCGATTTTCCCGATGTGTTCAGCGCGTATAAACAAAGACATCCAGCGCGGGCAATGCGGACGTTTATGAACAAGTCTAATCTTGGAACATGA
- the asd gene encoding aspartate-semialdehyde dehydrogenase, protein MSRLKVGVLGATGMVGQRFVTLLADHPWYEVTTVAASPRSAGKTYREAVKGRWTQCDIAISATVSDLVVQDVREIDAIASQVDFVCCALDMEKEEIYKLEEAYAKAETPVISNNSAHRWTPDVPILMPEINPEHAEIIPEQRKRLGTQRGFIAVKPNCSIQPYVPAFHALSEFGPSSASICTYQAISGAGKTFETWPEMIDNIIPYIGGEEDKSENEPHKIWGKIVKDEIVPSRSPIISAQCVRVPVTDGHMAAVSVSFDKKPTAEDIFSRWQDFEGDRRATGLPSSPKTFLAYIEGDDRPQTRLDRDAENGMGITLGRLREDNLFDYKFIALSHNTVRGAAGGAVLMAELLTQEGYI, encoded by the coding sequence ATGTCCAGGCTCAAAGTTGGGGTTCTCGGCGCAACCGGCATGGTCGGACAACGCTTTGTCACATTGCTCGCCGATCATCCCTGGTATGAAGTCACCACCGTTGCCGCCAGCCCGCGCTCTGCAGGGAAAACCTATCGAGAAGCTGTGAAAGGCCGATGGACGCAATGCGATATTGCCATTTCCGCAACAGTATCCGACCTCGTCGTGCAGGACGTGCGCGAAATTGATGCAATCGCATCACAGGTCGATTTCGTCTGCTGCGCGCTCGACATGGAAAAAGAAGAGATTTACAAACTCGAAGAAGCTTATGCAAAAGCTGAAACGCCGGTGATATCCAATAATTCGGCGCACCGCTGGACCCCCGACGTGCCCATTCTTATGCCAGAAATCAATCCAGAGCACGCCGAAATCATTCCGGAGCAGCGCAAACGTCTGGGTACCCAACGCGGTTTTATTGCCGTAAAGCCCAATTGCTCCATTCAGCCTTATGTGCCGGCTTTTCACGCATTGTCAGAATTTGGGCCTTCCAGCGCCTCTATATGCACTTATCAGGCCATTTCCGGTGCGGGTAAAACCTTTGAAACATGGCCAGAAATGATAGACAATATCATCCCCTATATCGGCGGAGAAGAAGACAAAAGCGAAAACGAGCCCCACAAAATCTGGGGCAAAATCGTCAAAGATGAAATTGTGCCCAGCCGCAGTCCGATCATTTCTGCCCAATGCGTTCGGGTTCCCGTCACAGATGGACACATGGCAGCCGTATCTGTATCCTTTGACAAAAAACCCACGGCTGAGGACATCTTCTCACGATGGCAAGACTTCGAAGGAGACCGCAGAGCTACAGGACTGCCCTCCTCGCCCAAAACATTTCTCGCGTACATCGAAGGCGATGACCGCCCGCAGACGCGCTTAGACCGCGATGCAGAAAATGGCATGGGCATTACACTCGGTCGCCTGCGCGAAGACAATCTCTTCGATTACAAATTCATCGCCCTCAGTCACAATACAGTACGCGGTGCAGCAGGCGGTGCTGTCCTGATGGCCGAACTCTTGACCCAGGAGGGGTATATCTAA